From Bifidobacterium sp. ESL0790, one genomic window encodes:
- a CDS encoding L-lactate dehydrogenase, protein MMNSTIKPTKLAIIGAGAVGSTLAFSAAQRGVAREIVLEDVNKERVEAEVLDMQHGSSFYPSVSIQGSDDIEICRDADMVVITAGARQKPGQTRLDLAGATIDIMKSIIPGAVKVAPNAIYMLITNPVDVVTQVSLKLSGMPANQMFGSGTNLDSARLRFLIGQQTGVNVKNVHAYIAGEHGDSEVPLWASATIGGVSMCDWKALPGHEPLDAEKREEIHREVKNAAYRIIEGKGATNYAIAMSGVDIIESILNDTNRILPVSSWLNDFHGISDVCMSVPTLMNRDGVNSHINTPVSDRELAALRRSAETLKATVAQFGF, encoded by the coding sequence ATGATGAATTCCACAATCAAACCTACAAAACTTGCCATTATCGGGGCCGGCGCCGTCGGCTCCACCCTCGCCTTCTCGGCCGCCCAGCGCGGCGTCGCCCGTGAGATTGTGCTCGAGGACGTCAACAAGGAGCGCGTGGAGGCCGAGGTGCTCGACATGCAGCACGGCTCCAGCTTCTACCCGTCCGTCTCCATCCAGGGCTCCGACGACATCGAGATCTGCCGCGACGCCGACATGGTGGTCATCACCGCCGGCGCGCGCCAGAAGCCGGGGCAGACCAGGCTCGACCTGGCCGGCGCCACCATCGACATCATGAAATCCATCATCCCCGGCGCGGTGAAGGTGGCCCCCAACGCCATCTACATGCTCATCACCAACCCGGTGGACGTGGTCACGCAGGTCTCCCTGAAGCTTTCGGGCATGCCCGCCAACCAGATGTTCGGCTCGGGCACCAACCTCGACTCCGCGCGTCTGCGCTTCCTCATCGGCCAGCAGACCGGCGTCAACGTCAAGAACGTGCACGCCTACATCGCCGGCGAACATGGGGATTCCGAGGTGCCGCTGTGGGCCTCGGCCACCATCGGCGGCGTGTCGATGTGCGACTGGAAGGCCCTGCCCGGCCACGAGCCGCTCGACGCCGAGAAGCGCGAGGAGATCCACCGCGAGGTGAAGAACGCCGCCTACCGCATCATCGAGGGCAAGGGCGCTACCAACTACGCCATCGCCATGTCGGGCGTCGACATCATCGAATCGATTCTGAACGACACGAACCGCATCCTGCCGGTCTCCTCGTGGCTCAACGACTTCCACGGCATCAGCGACGTGTGCATGTCGGTGCCAACCCTGATGAACCGTGACGGCGTCAACTCGCATATCAACACGCCGGTCTCCGACCGCGAGCTCGCCGCGCTCAGGCGTTCGGCCGAGACGCTCAAGGCCACCGTCGCGCAGTTCGGGTTCTGA
- a CDS encoding cation diffusion facilitator family transporter, which yields MITLGLTLTIFLVEVIGAVITGSLALLVDCAHMLTDVAVLAASTITAVLMRRKPNNERTWGWARLEPITAGLGALVLMIVGVYALVEAVLRLAGRADGEVQSVGMLLGFGILGLLCNVASVLILSGQHKDNMNMRAAFLETMNDALGSLSVVVSAVVMMVSGWDGFDAVAGAFIAILIMPRSFKLMKGAVKVLLEETPEGLDLDEVRRHMESVEHVVAVHDVHASTVATGMPILTAHVVVKPGLTMEQGAQILKQLHSCLAGHFAVSIPHTTFQLEPEGFDAEPHDQVHR from the coding sequence ATGATCACGCTGGGCCTCACCCTGACGATTTTCCTGGTCGAGGTCATCGGCGCGGTGATCACCGGCTCGTTGGCCCTGCTGGTCGACTGCGCCCACATGCTCACCGATGTCGCCGTGCTTGCGGCCTCCACCATCACCGCCGTGCTCATGCGGCGCAAACCCAACAACGAGCGCACCTGGGGGTGGGCTCGGCTGGAGCCGATCACCGCTGGGCTCGGCGCCCTGGTGCTGATGATCGTCGGCGTCTACGCGCTGGTGGAGGCGGTGTTGCGCCTGGCGGGGCGGGCCGACGGCGAGGTGCAAAGCGTCGGGATGCTGCTCGGTTTCGGCATCCTCGGCTTGCTGTGCAACGTGGCCTCCGTCCTCATCCTTTCGGGCCAGCACAAAGACAACATGAACATGCGCGCGGCCTTTTTGGAGACCATGAACGACGCACTCGGCTCGCTCTCGGTGGTGGTCTCCGCCGTGGTGATGATGGTGAGCGGATGGGACGGATTCGACGCCGTGGCCGGCGCGTTCATCGCCATCCTCATCATGCCCAGGTCGTTCAAGCTGATGAAGGGCGCCGTGAAGGTGCTATTGGAGGAGACCCCCGAGGGGCTTGACTTGGATGAGGTTCGCCGGCATATGGAAAGCGTCGAGCATGTGGTCGCCGTGCATGATGTGCACGCCTCCACCGTGGCCACCGGCATGCCGATCCTCACCGCCCACGTCGTCGTGAAGCCGGGATTGACGATGGAGCAGGGCGCGCAGATACTCAAGCAATTGCACAGCTGCCTCGCCGGGCATTTCGCGGTGTCCATCCCGCACACCACGTTCCAGCTGGAGCCGGAGGGATTCGACGCGGAACCCCATGACCAGGTGCACCGCTAG
- the lexA gene encoding transcriptional repressor LexA: MSSFIPNTSASPSESRLTDRQRKVLDAIRHHVAEFGFAPSFREIGEEAGLKSPSSVKHQLEVLEEKGYLRMNANKGRAIELVEEESNVGQGSVSMMAYSSNRVPDEAIDESRDIPLVGRIAAGTPITAEQHVEDVMRLPERLTGTGTLFMLEVHGDSMIDAAICDGDFVVVREQSEAENGDIVAALLDGEATVKTFRKEKGHIWLMPHNPAYSPIDGTYATVMGKVVTVLRKI, from the coding sequence GTGAGCAGCTTCATTCCCAACACGAGCGCATCGCCGTCCGAAAGCCGTCTGACCGACCGGCAGCGCAAGGTGCTCGACGCCATCCGCCATCATGTCGCCGAATTCGGCTTCGCGCCGTCGTTCCGGGAGATCGGCGAGGAGGCCGGGCTCAAGAGCCCTTCCTCGGTCAAGCACCAGCTCGAGGTCCTTGAGGAGAAGGGCTACCTGCGCATGAACGCCAACAAGGGCCGCGCCATCGAGCTTGTGGAAGAGGAATCGAATGTCGGCCAGGGCTCGGTCAGCATGATGGCCTACTCCTCCAACCGCGTCCCCGACGAGGCGATCGACGAGTCGCGAGACATCCCCCTGGTCGGCAGGATCGCCGCGGGCACGCCCATCACGGCCGAGCAGCACGTCGAGGACGTCATGCGTCTGCCCGAGCGGCTGACGGGCACCGGCACACTGTTCATGCTTGAGGTCCACGGCGATTCCATGATCGACGCGGCCATCTGCGACGGCGACTTCGTGGTCGTGCGCGAGCAGTCCGAGGCCGAGAACGGCGATATCGTCGCGGCGCTGCTCGACGGCGAGGCCACGGTGAAGACCTTCCGCAAGGAGAAGGGCCACATCTGGCTCATGCCCCACAATCCGGCCTATTCCCCCATCGATGGCACCTACGCCACGGTCATGGGCAAGGTCGTCACGGTGCTGCGCAAAATCTGA
- a CDS encoding LysM peptidoglycan-binding domain-containing protein: MTSSAIQAMPTAVARRSGAQSRHRQPLGKTLMKAAVTLLAGLVMWCGWQSAQPQDATSNLESVPTVSYTVKRGDTLWSCAQSITPKGKNVSKTVDMLMTLNNMHSTKLVAGQTIVVPEQG, encoded by the coding sequence ATGACAAGTTCGGCGATTCAGGCAATGCCCACGGCGGTGGCTCGCAGGTCCGGCGCGCAGTCGCGTCACCGCCAGCCGCTGGGCAAGACGTTGATGAAGGCGGCGGTCACGCTGTTGGCGGGGCTGGTGATGTGGTGTGGATGGCAGTCGGCGCAGCCGCAAGACGCCACGTCCAATTTGGAAAGCGTGCCGACGGTGAGCTACACGGTCAAACGCGGCGACACGTTGTGGTCCTGCGCCCAGTCGATTACGCCCAAGGGAAAGAACGTCTCCAAGACGGTCGATATGCTCATGACCCTCAACAACATGCACTCCACGAAGCTCGTCGCCGGGCAGACCATCGTCGTCCCCGAGCAGGGCTGA
- the nrdR gene encoding transcriptional regulator NrdR has protein sequence MHCPFCQNSDTKVVDTRIGEDGHVIRRRRECPKCGKRFTTIETTMLLVTKRSGGVESFDRDKVINGVRKACQGRPIDENALKQLGQKVEDDLRSQGAAQVKSEDIGKAILNPLKDLDEVAYLRFASVYQNFNGLDDFQHAIDDLKRDKAGE, from the coding sequence ATGCATTGTCCTTTTTGCCAGAATTCCGATACCAAGGTCGTCGACACCCGTATTGGTGAGGACGGCCATGTCATCCGCAGGCGCCGCGAGTGCCCGAAATGCGGCAAGCGCTTCACCACCATCGAGACCACGATGCTGCTGGTCACCAAGCGTTCCGGCGGCGTGGAGTCGTTCGACCGTGACAAGGTGATCAACGGGGTACGCAAGGCGTGCCAGGGCAGGCCGATCGACGAGAACGCGCTGAAGCAGCTGGGGCAGAAGGTCGAGGACGATCTGCGTAGCCAGGGCGCCGCACAAGTCAAATCCGAGGACATCGGCAAGGCGATCCTCAATCCGCTCAAAGACCTCGACGAGGTGGCCTATCTGCGGTTCGCCAGTGTCTACCAGAACTTCAACGGGCTTGACGACTTCCAGCACGCCATCGACGATCTCAAGCGCGACAAGGCCGGCGAGTAA
- a CDS encoding AAA family ATPase, with product MSSYSSQIAEEQRAVTHAYNRLDDLRAQTKQRLDTVRAAGAHGSPTMRTERDSFATLYEDRLTQLRAVEDRLVFGRIDDTTGKKRYIGRVGLSSAEHEPILTDWRAEAARPFYEATPSHHGDIVMRRHLTLSFREVVGIEDEVLDVDSEQVGAAEESGTLTGEGALIASLNSKRTGKMTDIVATIQGEQDRIIRAPLDRVTVVQGGPGTGKTAVALHRAAYLLYTHRRKLERSGVLVVGPSSAFLRYIDQVLPSLGETGVVSRTIGDLVPGFNVTATDSPHTAALKGERRMAEAVANAVAARVRVPANLPQVKINGITVPMRKADILQAQGDARRTRFPHNKARETFVKSMLSIMRNRYVEQLDYTPEQSEISDAAMQLKLNDDIRRTLNLAWLPMTAPWLIDQMFAKPAQLRRFAPWLSDDDVRALTRPKGSPMTVSDVPLLDEAMELLGPDPKESARLAAAKAKRAEEEQFAKDTLAQAGIGSGIVTSSMLLDNINGVDAEDIARRASSDREWTYGHIVVDEAQELTAMDWRMLMRRCPSRSFTIVGDVAQTSALGGTHRWDKTMDRLFGPDGWDLNELTINYRNPREVSDLASGFARDEGLYISTTKAVRSVPDSVIRRECADQEELKGATVREALRLAGEFTGDDGTGRVAVIAPDGMVAPLQGLIDEALREDGNEELGQRLESQSGADRQLGVYDTQVIKGLEYDAVVVVEPGLIMEGAPSRLSAAADLYVAMTRPTQRLVIMQSADDRREMEF from the coding sequence ATGTCGAGCTACTCCTCACAAATCGCCGAAGAACAGCGGGCCGTCACCCATGCCTACAACCGGCTTGACGACCTGCGCGCCCAGACGAAACAGCGCCTGGACACGGTTCGCGCGGCGGGCGCCCACGGCTCGCCGACCATGCGCACCGAACGCGACTCCTTCGCCACCCTCTACGAGGACCGTCTCACCCAGCTGCGCGCCGTGGAGGACCGGCTGGTCTTTGGCCGCATCGACGACACGACGGGCAAGAAGCGTTACATCGGACGCGTGGGGCTTTCCAGCGCGGAGCACGAGCCGATCCTCACCGACTGGAGGGCCGAGGCTGCGCGCCCGTTCTACGAGGCGACGCCCTCGCACCACGGCGACATCGTGATGCGCCGGCACCTGACGCTGAGCTTCCGCGAGGTGGTGGGCATCGAGGATGAGGTGCTCGACGTCGACTCCGAGCAGGTGGGGGCCGCCGAGGAATCCGGAACGTTGACCGGCGAGGGCGCGCTCATCGCCTCTCTCAACTCCAAGCGCACCGGCAAGATGACCGACATCGTGGCCACCATCCAGGGCGAGCAGGACCGCATCATCCGCGCCCCGCTCGACCGCGTCACCGTGGTGCAGGGCGGGCCGGGCACCGGCAAGACCGCCGTGGCGCTGCACCGCGCCGCATACCTTCTCTACACCCACCGCCGCAAGCTGGAACGTTCGGGCGTGCTCGTCGTCGGCCCCAGCTCGGCGTTCCTGCGCTACATCGACCAGGTGCTCCCCTCGCTGGGCGAGACGGGCGTGGTCTCGCGGACCATCGGCGACCTCGTCCCCGGCTTCAACGTCACCGCCACCGACAGCCCGCACACCGCGGCGCTCAAGGGCGAGCGGCGCATGGCCGAGGCGGTGGCCAACGCCGTGGCCGCCCGCGTGCGCGTGCCCGCCAACCTGCCCCAAGTCAAGATCAACGGCATCACGGTGCCGATGCGCAAGGCCGACATCCTGCAGGCCCAGGGCGACGCCCGACGCACCCGCTTCCCGCACAACAAGGCGCGCGAGACCTTCGTCAAAAGCATGCTCTCGATCATGCGCAACCGCTACGTCGAGCAGCTTGACTACACGCCCGAGCAGTCCGAGATCAGCGACGCGGCCATGCAGCTCAAGCTCAACGACGACATCCGCCGCACCCTGAACCTCGCGTGGCTGCCAATGACCGCGCCGTGGCTGATCGACCAGATGTTCGCCAAGCCCGCGCAATTGCGGCGGTTCGCGCCATGGCTCTCCGACGACGACGTGCGCGCGCTCACCCGGCCGAAGGGCTCGCCGATGACCGTCTCGGACGTGCCGCTGCTCGACGAGGCGATGGAACTGCTGGGGCCCGACCCCAAGGAGTCCGCGCGTCTGGCGGCCGCCAAGGCCAAGCGCGCCGAGGAGGAGCAGTTCGCCAAAGACACGTTGGCGCAGGCCGGCATCGGCTCGGGCATCGTCACCTCATCGATGCTGCTCGACAACATTAACGGGGTGGACGCCGAGGACATCGCGCGGCGCGCCTCCAGCGACAGGGAGTGGACCTACGGCCATATCGTGGTCGACGAGGCGCAGGAGCTCACCGCCATGGACTGGCGCATGCTGATGCGGCGCTGCCCCTCGCGCTCCTTCACCATCGTCGGCGACGTGGCCCAGACCTCGGCTTTGGGCGGCACGCATCGTTGGGACAAGACGATGGACAGACTGTTCGGCCCCGACGGCTGGGACCTCAACGAGCTGACCATCAACTACCGCAACCCGCGCGAGGTCTCCGACCTGGCCTCCGGGTTCGCCCGCGACGAGGGACTCTATATCTCCACGACCAAGGCCGTGCGCTCCGTGCCCGATTCGGTGATCCGGCGGGAATGCGCCGACCAAGAGGAGCTCAAGGGCGCGACCGTGCGCGAGGCGCTGCGTCTGGCCGGAGAGTTCACCGGCGACGACGGCACCGGGCGTGTCGCCGTCATCGCCCCCGACGGGATGGTCGCGCCGCTGCAGGGCCTTATCGACGAGGCACTTCGGGAGGACGGCAACGAGGAGTTGGGCCAGCGGCTGGAATCGCAATCCGGGGCCGACCGGCAGCTGGGGGTCTACGACACCCAGGTCATCAAGGGCCTTGAGTACGACGCGGTCGTGGTGGTGGAGCCCGGGCTCATCATGGAAGGTGCGCCTTCGCGGCTTTCCGCGGCGGCCGACCTCTATGTCGCCATGACCCGACCCACCCAGCGTCTGGTCATCATGCAGAGCGCCGACGACCGTCGTGAGATGGAATTCTGA
- the mraZ gene encoding division/cell wall cluster transcriptional repressor MraZ, giving the protein MAESDDQTLHGGLADPTAEAGRNTPVIPLLLGTYTPKMDKKGRMALPAKFRGQLGEGMVMARGQERCVYLLPQSEFRRIAMQIQRTSMGNKAAREYLRVFLSGAVDQDPDKQGRVLVPQMLRDYANLGDDIVVIGVGTRAEIWNRQAWETYLAEKEDGYSDIADDVLPAMEW; this is encoded by the coding sequence ATGGCTGAGTCTGACGACCAGACGTTGCATGGCGGCCTCGCCGACCCCACTGCCGAAGCCGGGCGAAACACCCCCGTGATACCGCTTTTGCTCGGCACCTACACGCCCAAGATGGACAAGAAGGGACGCATGGCCCTGCCGGCCAAGTTCCGCGGCCAGCTGGGCGAGGGCATGGTGATGGCCCGTGGCCAGGAACGTTGCGTCTACCTTCTGCCGCAAAGCGAGTTCCGCCGCATCGCCATGCAGATCCAGCGCACCTCGATGGGCAACAAGGCGGCCCGCGAATACCTGCGTGTCTTTCTCTCCGGCGCCGTCGACCAGGACCCCGACAAGCAGGGGCGCGTGCTGGTGCCGCAGATGCTGCGTGACTACGCCAACCTCGGCGACGACATCGTGGTGATCGGCGTGGGCACGCGCGCCGAGATCTGGAACAGGCAGGCCTGGGAGACCTACCTGGCCGAGAAAGAAGACGGCTATTCCGACATAGCCGATGACGTATTGCCGGCGATGGAGTGGTGA
- the rsmH gene encoding 16S rRNA (cytosine(1402)-N(4))-methyltransferase RsmH, whose amino-acid sequence MAQLEDLSNIHQPVLLRDCVALVAPALEKPGSVVVDCTLGLAGHATAFLKAAPNARLIGIDRDAEALRLAGERVSELGLADRFTPVHAAFDEFDDVLASLGLDKIDAAFMDLGLSSLQIDETDRGFSYSHDSPLDMRMDTTQDLDAADVLATYSEAALTRIFKDYGQERFARRIAREIVERRDAEPLTTSRQLNELVDQVVPKSHRAKGNPAKRVFQALRIEVNGELDKLALTLPQIANHLALDGRLVVESYHSLEDRTVKTFMAQGLRVDAPADLPVVPEDAKPFFAELTRGAVKADDEELERNPRSASVRLRGVRLKRPVPPRWRKTFAEQARGTGHEGNFEITRNNARGRA is encoded by the coding sequence ATGGCGCAACTAGAAGACCTGAGCAACATCCACCAGCCCGTCCTGTTGAGGGATTGCGTGGCCCTTGTCGCCCCCGCGCTCGAGAAGCCGGGCAGCGTCGTGGTCGACTGCACCCTCGGCCTGGCCGGTCACGCCACCGCCTTCCTCAAGGCCGCTCCGAACGCCAGGCTCATCGGCATCGATCGTGACGCCGAGGCCCTGAGATTGGCGGGGGAGCGCGTCTCCGAGCTGGGCCTGGCCGACAGGTTCACCCCGGTGCACGCCGCGTTCGACGAATTCGACGACGTGCTCGCCTCGCTTGGACTCGACAAGATCGACGCCGCGTTCATGGACCTGGGGCTTTCGAGCCTGCAGATCGACGAGACCGACCGCGGATTCTCCTACTCCCACGATTCCCCGCTCGATATGCGCATGGACACCACCCAGGATCTTGACGCCGCCGACGTGCTCGCCACCTATTCCGAGGCCGCGCTGACGAGGATCTTCAAGGATTACGGCCAGGAGCGCTTCGCCCGCCGCATCGCCCGCGAGATCGTGGAGCGGCGCGACGCCGAACCCCTGACGACCTCTCGTCAGCTCAACGAGCTGGTCGACCAGGTGGTGCCGAAATCCCACCGCGCCAAAGGTAATCCGGCCAAACGCGTCTTCCAGGCGCTGCGCATCGAGGTCAACGGCGAACTGGACAAGCTCGCCCTCACCTTGCCGCAGATCGCCAACCATCTGGCGCTCGACGGCCGGCTGGTGGTCGAGTCCTACCATTCTCTGGAGGACCGGACGGTCAAGACGTTCATGGCCCAGGGCCTGCGCGTCGACGCGCCCGCCGACCTGCCGGTGGTGCCCGAGGACGCCAAGCCGTTCTTCGCGGAGCTGACGCGTGGGGCGGTGAAGGCCGACGACGAGGAGCTGGAACGCAATCCGCGTTCCGCCTCGGTGAGGCTGCGGGGGGTCCGCCTGAAAAGGCCGGTGCCGCCCCGGTGGCGCAAGACGTTCGCCGAACAGGCGCGCGGAACGGGTCACGAAGGCAATTTCGAAATCACACGTAACAACGCGAGAGGGAGGGCATGA